The proteins below come from a single Aegilops tauschii subsp. strangulata cultivar AL8/78 chromosome 6, Aet v6.0, whole genome shotgun sequence genomic window:
- the LOC109748558 gene encoding protein TIC 55, chloroplastic, with protein MTPPPPTTALPRPSLLLAVSSAALKISSAAASPARGVRWQGVGVGRGRSRAVGRCWAAAVEEAGAQEQDGVLLPQEGEGSEAAGRYDWREEWYPLYLSKEVPDDAALPLTVFDRQLVLYRDAAGVLRCHEDRCPHRLAKLSEGQLVDGKLECLYHGWQFDGEGKCVKIPQLPEGAKIPRNACARNYEVRDSQGVVWVWMSPATPPDAKKLPWFEPYARAGFTDLSTVHELPYDHSILLENLMDPAHVPISHDRTDWTAKREDAQPLAFEVAERTARGFAGHWWRERAPHLRNLLRFEAPCVLTNTLEFVDKDGREQCFSAQFLCRPAGQGKSMLLVRFGSTARSPLLRVLPKWYFHQNACKVFEQDMGFLSSQNEVLLREKVPTKELYLNLRSSDTWVAEYRRWMDRAGHGMPYYFGHSTISPPPVPAVVEQAPAGAAAGISASFPAKGGFGTQHAPNPTSRYFRHVVHCKGCRDSVNRYTALKKAFVVLAAVAAAAAVLAATRQWKAVLLGAAAVLAAASYACGSVVSLITTNFIRTHRRL; from the exons ATGACGCCCCCTCCTCCCACCACCGCGCTGccccgcccctccctcctcctcgcgGTCTCCTCCGCCGCGCTCAAGATCTCCTCCGCGGCGGCGAGCCCAGCGCGTGGCGTGCGGTGGCAGGGGGTCGGGGTCGGAAGGGGGAGGAGCCGCGCCGTCGGGAGGTgctgggcggcggcggtggaggaggccggcGCGCAGGAGCAGGACGGCGTGCTGCTCCCccaggagggggaggggagcgAGGCGGCCGGGAGGTACGACTGGCGGGAGGAGTGGTACCCGCTGTACCTGTCCAAGGAGGTGCCCGACGACGCGGCGCTCCCGCTCACCGTCTTCGACCGCCAGCTCGTGCTCTACCGCGACGCCGCCGGCGTGCTCCGCTGCCACGAGGACCGATGCCCGCACAG GTTAGCCAAGCTGTCAGAAGGGCAGCTCGTCGACGGCAAGCTGGAGTGCCTCTACCATGGCTGGCAGTTCGACGGCGAGGGCAAGTGCGTCAAGATCCCGCAG CTGCCTGAGGGCGCCAAGATCCCGCGGAACGCGTGCGCGCGCAACTACGAGGTGCGGGACTCGCAGGGGGTGGTGTGGGTGTGGATGTCGCCGGCGACCCCGCCGGACGCCAAGAAGCTGCCGTGGTTCGAGCCGTACGCGCGGGCGGGGTTCACGGACCTGTCCACGGTGCACGAGCTCCCCTACGACCACTCCATCCTGCTGGAGAACCTCATGGACCCGGCGCACGTGCCCATCTCGCACGACCGCACCGACTGGACGGCCAAGCGGGAGGACGCGCAGCCGCTGGCCTTCGAGGTCGCCGAGCGCACCGCCCGGGGCTTCGCCGGCCACTGGTGGCGCGAGCGCGCGCCGCACCTCCGCAACCTGCTCCGCTTCGAGGCGCCCTGCGTGCTCACCAACACGCTCGAGTTCGTGGACAAGGACGGCAGGGAGCAGTGCTTCTCGGCGCAGTTCCTGTGCCGGCCGGCCGGGCAGGGGAAGTCGATGCTGCTCGTCCGGTTCGGGTCCACGGCGAGGTCGCCGCTGCTGAGGGTGCTGCCGAAATGGTACTTCCACCAGAACGCGTGCAAGGTGTTCGAGCAGGACATGGGGTTCCTGTCGTCGCAGAACGAGGTGCTGCTCCGGGAGAAGGTGCCCACCAAGGAGCTCTACCTCAACCTCCGCTCATCGGACACCTGGGTCGCCGAGTACCGGCGGTGGATGGACAGGGCCGGCCACGGCATGCCCTACTACTTCGGCCACAGCACCAtctcgccgccgcccgtgccgGCCGTCGTGGAGCAGGCGCCGGCGGGGGCCGCCGCGGGCATCTCCGCGTCGTTCCCGGCCAAGGGCGGCTTCGGCACGCAGCACGCGCCCAACCCGACCAGCAGGTACTTCCGGCACGTCGTGCACTGCAAGGGGTGCAGGGACAGTGTCAACAGGTACACCGCCCTGAAGAAGGCCTTCGTCGTGCTCGCTGCGGTGGCTGCCGCCGCGGCCGTCTTGGCGGCGACGAGGCAGTGGAAGGCCGTCTTGCTGGGGGCCGCAGCCGTGCTCGCCGCGGCGTCGTATGCGTGTGGCTCTGTGGTTTCTTTGATCACAACCAACTTCATCAGGACACACAGAAGATTGTAA
- the LOC109748559 gene encoding uncharacterized protein: MWAASCLASCCAACACEACRTAVGSIGRRSARIAYCGLFALSLLASWVLREVAAPLLQSIPWINHFHKTPDREWFETDAVLRVSLGNFLFFTILAAIMAGIKDQKDPRDKVHHGGWMAKIFCWVVIVFLMFFVPNGVVSFYESISKFGSGLFLLVQVVLLLDFVHGWNENWVAKDEQFWYMALLVVSVVCYIGSFAFSGLLFHWFTPSGQDCGLNMFFIVSTLILVFVFAIVALHPKVNGSLLPASVIGLYCTYLCYSGLSSEPRDYECNGLHNHSKAMSTGSLTLGLCTTILSVVYSAVRAGSSATVLSAPDSPRAGSDKPLLPFSKADEEETKDVPKPVTYSYSFFHLIFSLASMYSAMLLTGWSTSVGESGKLVDVGWPSVWVRIATQWATAGLFIWSLVAPLLFPDREF, translated from the exons ATGTGGGCCGCGTCGTGCCTGGCGTCCTGCTGCGCCGCGTGCGCCTGCGAGGCGTGCCGCACCGCCGTCGGCAGCATCGGCCGCCGCTCCGCGCGGATCGCCTACTGCGGCCTCTTCGCGCTCTCCCTCCTCGCCTCCTGGGTGCTCCGCGAGGTCGCCGCGCCGCTCCTCCAGTCCATCCCAT GGATCAACCACTTCCACAAGACGCCGGACCGCGAGTGGTTCGAGACGGACGCCGTGCTCAGGGTCAGCCTCGGCAACTTCCTCTTCTTCACCATCCTCGCCGCCATCATGGCCGGCATCAAGGACCAGAAGGACCCGCGCGACAAGGTCCACCACGGCGGCTGGATGGCCAAGATCTTCTGCTGGGTCGTCATCGTCTTCCTCATGTTCTTCGTCCCCAACGGCGTCGTCAGCTTCTACG AATCGATTTCCAAGTTTGGATCTGGACTGTTCCTTCTCGTTCAGGTTGTTCTTCTGTTGGACTTCGTGCACGGATGGAATGAGAACTGGGTTGCTAAAGATGAACAGTTCTG GTACATGGCACTGCTGGTTGTCTCGGTTGTTTGTTATATTGGCTCATTCGCTTTCTCTGGTCTACTCTTTCACTGGTTCACTCCATCGGGACAGGACTGCGGACTCAATATGTTCTTCATTGTCTCCACACTGATTCTTGTTTTTGTGTTCGCTATTGTTGCGCTGCACCCAAAG GTCAATGGAAGCTTGCTGCCTGCATCAGTTATAGGCCTCTACTGCACATACTTGTGCTACAGCGGACTCTCCAGTGAGCCAAGGGATTATGAGTGCAACGGGCTTCACAATCACTCCAAAGCTATGTCAACTGGTAGCCTTACGTTGGGATTATGTACCACCATCCTTTCTGTGGTCTACTCTGCTGTTCGTGCTGGCTCTTCTGCAACTGTGCTCTCAGCACCAGACTCACCACGCGCTG GTTCCGACAAGCCCCTGCTCCCCTTCAGCAAGGCTGATGAGGAGGAAACCAAGGACGTGCCCAAGCCGGTGACATACTCCTACTCGTTCTTCCACCTCATCTTCTCCCTGGCGAGCATGTACTCGGCGATGCTCCTGACTGGCTGGTCGACCTCGGTTGGCGAGAGCGGCAAGCTTGTCGATGTCGGGTGGCCGTCTGTCTGGGTCAGGATCGCGACCCAGTGGGCAACGGCAGGTCTGTTCATCTGGTCCCTCGTCGCTCCCCTCCTGTTCCCAGACAGGGAGTTCTAG